A window of the Lactuca sativa cultivar Salinas chromosome 5, Lsat_Salinas_v11, whole genome shotgun sequence genome harbors these coding sequences:
- the LOC111892490 gene encoding uncharacterized protein LOC111892490 translates to MYYKVMLLNAILLLMEEHTQKDIILQMVYPEWATMVKSFPHPADRKRIQFKEMQEAARKDVERAFGVLQYRWAIVRGPARSWQLKNIKDIIYTCIILHNIIVENKGNAISNWSDDVDPPIRVNRGPVEEVQYQIQRNSELRDNVVHHALRHDLMEHIWERFINM, encoded by the coding sequence ATGTATTACAAGGTTATGCTTCTGAATGCAATTTTACTGTTAATGGAAGAACATACACAAAAGGATATTATCTTGCAGATGGTATATCCTGAATGGGCTACAATGGTTAAAAGTTTTCCACATCCAGCCGACCGAAAAAGGATCCAGTTTAAAGAAATGCAAGAGGCTGCAAGAAAGGATGTGGAGAGAGCATTTGGTGTTCTTCAATATCGTTGGGCAATTGTACGAGGTCCAGCAAGATCGTGGCAACTTAAAAACATAAAGGATATAATTTATACATGCATTATATTACATAATATAATCGTAGAAAATAAAGGAAATGCAATTAGTAATTGGTCAGATGATGTTGATCCTCCTATACGTGTGAATCGAGGACCTGTCGAAGAAGTTCAATATCAAATTCAAAGAAACTCTGAACTACGCGATAATGTCGTACATCATGCTCTTCGACATGATTTAATGGAGCATATTTGGGAACGTTTTATTAATATGTAA